The proteins below are encoded in one region of Brassica napus cultivar Da-Ae chromosome A6, Da-Ae, whole genome shotgun sequence:
- the LOC106348058 gene encoding beta carbonic anhydrase 5, chloroplastic: MHRLIVVGKSKPCQQYQSVGQRSTCTWRSPSLLEKMRSICCWIRQLHFSTMAIVSSIIPTSVDPSSSGVCVFHNTSKIFGNNANQLPTYLRLSTSSRRHAKLRLAASISKVPLKLTREEKHQDHVASPEKGHDVFEEIKHRFLTFKKDKYMDNLERFQSLAKSQSPKFMVIACADSRVCPSEILGFQPGEAFTVRNIANIVPTYESGPSETKAALEFAVNSLQVENILVVGHSRCGGIRALMTMDDDETEEDIDSRSFIKNWVVIGKPARSISKSAASELSFDQQCQHCEKESVSCSLQNLLSYPWIEERVNKGTLTIHGGYYDFTECTFEKWTVDYKERSCVERTLAVKDRSIWS; encoded by the exons ATGC ACAGGTTGATAGTCGTCGGAAAATCAAAGCCATGCCAACAATACCAG AGTGTTGGTCAACGGTCAACGTGTACATGGAGATCTCCGTCTTTGTTGGAGAAGATGAGATCTATATGTTGTTGGATTCGACAG CTGCATTTCTCAACAATGGCAATCGTTTCTTCAATCATCCCCACTTCAGTGGATCCTTCTTCCTCAGGAGTCTGTGTTTTTCACAATACGTCGAAG ATCTTTGGTAACAATGCAAATCAGTTGCCGACCTATCTTAGACTTTCTACCTCGTCAAG AAGACATGCCAAGTTGAGACTAGCGGCTTCGATTTCAAAGGTGCCACTTAAGCTTACGCGCGAAGAAAAACACCAGGATCATGTGGCTTCACCAGAGAAAGGACACGACGTCTTTGAAGAAATCAAGCATCGGTTCCTGACCTTTAAGAAAGACAAATACAT GGATAATTTGGAGAGGTTTCAGAGTCTAGCCAAGAGCCAATCCCCAAAG TTTATGGTGATAGCTTGTGCAGATTCAAGGGTTTGCCCTTCAGAAATATTGGGGTTCCAACCAGGAGAAGCATTTACCGTTCGTAACATTGCAAATATTGTACCCACTTACGAG AGTGGTCCATCCGAAACGAAGGCCGCACTGGAATTTGCTGTAAATTCTCTCCAA GTGGAGAACATTCTTGTGGTCGGGCATAGTCGATGTGGAGGCATCCGTGCATTAATGACCATGGATGATGATGAAACAGAAGAAGACATAGACTCAAG GAGCTTCATCAAAAACTGGGTGGTTATTGGGAAACCCGCAAGATCAATCTCGAAATCAGCTGCTTCAGAACTCAGCTTTGATCAACAATGTCAGCATTGTGAAAAG GAATCTGTGAGCTGCTCGCTGCAGAATCTATTGTCGTATCCATGGATAGAAGAGAGAGTGAATAAGGGGACTTTAACAATCCATGGTGGTTACTACGATTTCACTGAGTGCACGTTCGAGAAATGGACGGTGGATTATAAGGAAAGAAGCTGCGTCGAGAGGACACTCGCGGTTAAGGATCGGTCCATCTGGAGTTGA
- the BNAC03G49810D gene encoding uncharacterized protein BNAC03G49810D, giving the protein MVGGGDGERGGVGGRGGNKAEANQLLVTSEKLLSSSDFQGAKASAIRACKSDPTLAEAADSILTICDVLIASEIRLGDSKLPDWYAALRLGRLAQNPEHVATQYRRLALLLNPSVNRFPLADQAFKVVSDAWHVLSDPSRKSLYDQEVQLSQLVQPQQKQRFIWKPSQSTTKVVAVSQHPPSVAPPATSTVGYPQRRSDPTATSFWTACPYCFVLFEYPKAYEECVLRCQDCRRAFQAVTIQKPPVEGKGEDVYFCSWSVFPLGFSGEFKAPSWSPISPLIACPLQMVDDERATKKRKEPAPPRFFYDDDDIYVAISDDDHEENGPNELQAKNVGKGKEKLVRSNKKHGSEKAGRGIQHVESIGGASNHAASIASYVTPVGSSSMSKPMSSRKRTGTEAKNLGRLDLNVEFSNEVEEPAVAGGRNEGNGLGSNREVDNMEGIGFFEDLDEFLSSLPIFSVDGDDKIKAT; this is encoded by the coding sequence ATGGTAGGCGGCGGAGATGGCGAACGCGGCGGAGTTGGTGGTCGTGGCGGTAACAAAGCGGAGGCAAATCAGTTGCTCGTAACATCGGAGAAGCTTCTATCGTCTAGTGACTTCCAAGGAGCCAAGGCGTCAGCGATCCGCGCATGCAAATCCGACCCGACCCTAGCGGAAGCGGCGGACTCCATCCTCACAATCTGCGACGTTCTCATAGCCAGCGAGATTCGTCTAGGCGACTCAAAATTACCTGACTGGTACGCCGCGCTGCGACTCGGTCGGTTAGCTCAGAACCCCGAACACGTCGCGACTCAGTACCGCAGGCTCGCTCTCCTCCTCAATCCGTCGGTTAATCGCTTTCCGTTAGCCGATCAGGCGTTTAAGGTCGTCTCCGATGCTTGGCACGTGCTCTCCGATCCCTCGAGGAAGTCGCTGTACGACCAAGAGGTTCAACTGAGTCAACTCGTCCAACCGCAGCAGAAGCAACGTTTCATATGGAAACCTAGCCAAAGCACCACCAAAGTAGTAGCAGTATCACAACATCCGCCTTCTGTTGCTCCGCCAGCTACATCCACCGTTGGATATCCGCAGCGGAGGAGCGATCCTACGGCGACGAGCTTCTGGACTGCTTGTCCGTACTGTTTTGTGCTCTTTGAGTACCCTAAGGCTTACGAGGAATGCGTTTTGAGATGCCAAGATTGTAGAAGAGCGTTTCAAGCTGTGACGATACAGAAACCTCCTGTGGAAGGGAAAGGTGAAGATGTTTACTTCTGCTCGTGGAGCGTATTCCCGCTGGGGTTTTCTGGAGAGTTTAAAGCTCCGAGCTGGTCACCTATTTCACCTCTTATTGCATGCCCTCTGCAAATGGTGGACGATGAACGGGCCACTAAGAAGAGAAAGGAACCTGCTCCTCCTAGATTTTTCTATGACGATGATGACATATATGTTGCTATTTCCGATGATGATCATGAGGAAAATGGCCCTAATGAGTTACAAGCGAAGAATGTCGGGAAAGGGAAAGAAAAACTTGTGAGGAGTAACAAGAAACATGGATCAGAGAAGGCTGGGAGGGGAATCCAACATGTAGAAAGTATCGGTGGTGCTAGCAATCATGCGGCTTCAATTGCTTCATATGTTACTCCTGTTGGTTCCTCGTCTATGTCAAAACCAATGAGTAGTAGAAAAAGAACGGGAACTGAAGCTAAGAACCTAGGAAGGTTGGATTTGAATGTGGAGTTCAGTAATGAAGTGGAAGAGCCAGCTGTGGCAGGCGGGAGAAATGAAGGCAATGGGCTCGGAAGTAACAGGGAGGTGGATAATATGGAAGGGATTGGGTTCTTTGAGGACCTTGATGAATTCTTGAGTAGTTTGCCGATATTTTCTGTCGATGGGGATGATAAGATCAAGGCTACTTAG
- the LOC106348060 gene encoding transcription factor SAC51: MPLDTRQRDLPPQPCFEDMAARTVPLPELGRPYAAELQARCLQPSPLQSLLWSHHDKEACGKRFSMSDMRSWCAAAAATPHGALESSQKGLMIFDQSGNQTRLLRCPFPLRFPSLAAAEPVKLKLSELEHGLEKGFREDHVTLKEFDEKNCVNGKESEMHEDTEEINALLYSDDDYDDCESDDDDDEVMSTGHSPYQVCNKRALEETDSPCKRQKLLDKVENISVSTSSSLVGSKSSTKLPESNISTKEDTGSGLSNEQSRKDKIRTALKILESIVPGAKGNDALLLLDEAIDYLKLLKRDLISTEIKNHC; this comes from the coding sequence ATGCCTCTTGATACCAGGCAACGGGATTTGCCTCCTCAACCTTGCTTTGAGGATATGGCAGCTCGAACTGTCCCTCTCCCTGAGCTTGGGAGACCATATGCAGCTGAGCTTCAGGCTCGCTGTTTGCAGCCATCGCCACTCCAGTCTCTTCTGTGGAGTCATCATGATAAGGAGGCTTGTGGAAAACGGTTTTCGATGTCTGACATGAGGTCTTGGTgcgctgctgctgctgctactCCACATGGAGCATTAGAGTCTTCTCAGAAAGGACTTATGATATTCGATCAATCAGGAAACCAGACTCGTCTACTACGATGTCCATTTCCCTTACGGTTTCCATCTCTTGCGGCTGCAGAGCCAGTGAAACTCAAACTCTCTGAGTTAGAGCACGGTCTGGAGAAAGGTTTCAGGGAAGATCATGTTACTTTGAAGGAGTTTGATGAGAAGAACTGTGTAAATGGAAAAGAATCGGAGATGCATGAAGACACTGAGGAGATCAATGCATTGCTCTATTCAgatgatgattatgatgattgcgagagtgatgatgatgatgatgaagtaaTGAGCACTGGTCACTCTCCTTATCAAGTTTGCAACAAAAGGGCATTGGAAGAAACAGATAGTCCTTGTAAAAGGCAGAAACTACTGGATAAGGTAGAAAACATCAGTGTCtcaacatcatcatcacttGTGGGCAGTAAAAGCTCAACAAAGCTCCCTGAATCAAACATCTCGACCAAAGAAGACACTGGTTCTGGTCTAAGCAACGAGCAGTCGAGAAAAGACAAGATCCGCACAGCTCTGAAAATACTCGAGAGCATTGTTCCTGGTGCAAAAGGAAACGATGCTCTCTTACTTCTAGACGAAGCCATTGATTACCTGAAGCTGCTGAAACGGGACTTAATCTCCACAGAGATTAAGAACCATTGCTAG
- the LOC106348055 gene encoding beta-ureidopropionase: MDKSISENGETTADGSIRGYDSLHQLLSANLKPELYQEVSRLLLGSNCGRSLEQIVLPDSAKALSSKHDFDLQAVSFSADKEQMRKPRVVRVGLIQNSIALPTTAPFSDQKRGIFEKLKPMIDAAGAAGVNILCLQEAWTMPFAFCTREKKWCEFAEPVNGESTKFLQELAKKYNMVIVSPILERDMDHGEVLWNTAVIIGNNGNIIGKHRKNHIPRVGDFNESTYYMEGDTGHPVFETVFGKIAVNICYGRHHPLNWLAFGLNGAEIVFNPSATVGELSEPMWPVEARNAAIANSYFVGSINRVGTEVFPNAFTSGDGKPQHNDFGHFYGSSYFSSPDASCTPSLSRCRDGLMISDMDLNLCRQYKDKWGFRMTARYEVYADLLGEYIKPDFKPQVVSDPMLHKNSS, encoded by the exons atggataagAGCATCTCTGAAAACGGAGAAACGACTGCCGACGGATCCATCCGTGGATATGATTCGCTGCATCAACTCTTATCCGCAAATCTGAAGCCTGAGCTCTATCAG GAGGTAAGCCGATTGCTACTTGGAAGTAACTGTGGAAGATCGCTTGAACAGATTGTTCTGCCAGATTCTGCAAAAGCCCTCTCTTCAAAACATGATTTTGATCTCCAG GCGGTTAGCTTTTCAGCTGATAAAGAGCAAATGAGAAAGCCACGAGTGGTCAGAGTTGGTCTCATTCAAAACTCCATTGCTCTTCCAACCACTGCTCCCTTCTCCGACCAGAAAAGAGGAATCTTCGAGAAGTTGAAGCCGATGATTGACGCTGCAGGTGCTGCTGGTGTGAACATACTCTGCTTACAG GAAGCTTGGACTATGCCGTTTGCGTTCTGTACAAGGGAGAAGAAATGGTGTGAGTTTGCAGAGCCTGTTAATGGGGAGTCAACAAAGTTTCTTCAAGAGCTAGCCAAAAAGTATAACATGGTGATTGTGAGTCCTATTCTCGAAAGAGATATGGACCACGGTGAAGTGCTTTGGAACACCGCTGTGATCATAGGGAATAACGGTAATATCATTGGCAAGCATCGGAAG AACCACATACCGAGGGTAGGAGATTTCAACGAGAGCACGTATTACATGGAAGGAGACACTGGCCATCCTGTGTTTGAGACGGTGTTTGGGAAAATTGCTGTTAATATATGTTACGGAAGACACCATCCTCTAAACTGGTTAGCTTTTGGTCTTAACGGTGCTGAGATTGTCTTCAACCCTTCAGCAACTGTTGGTGAACTCAGTGAACCAATGTGGCCTGTTGAG GCAAGAAACGCTGCGATAGCAAACAGTTACTTTGTGGGGTCCATTAACAGAGTTGGAACCGAAGTGTTCCCAAATGCTTTCACCTCAGGGGATGGGAAACCGCAGCACAATGACTTTGGTCATTTCTATGGATCAAGCTATTTCTCATCACCGGATGCTTCTTGCACGCCGTCTCTGTCGCGTTGCAGAGATGGGTTAATGATCTCGGACATGGATCTCAATCTCTGCAGGCAGTACAAAGACAAGTGGGGATTTAGAATGACTGCAAGATACGAAGTCTATGCGGATCTTTTGGGTGAGTACATAAAGCCAGACTTCAAGCCTCAAGTTGTTTCTGACCCAATGCTCCACAAGAATTCttcataa
- the LOC106348059 gene encoding peptidyl-prolyl cis-trans isomerase FKBP12: MGVEKQVIRPGTGAKPAPGQTVTVHCTGFGKGGDLSQQFWSTKDAGQKPFSFQIGQGAVIKGWDEGVMGMQIGEIARLRCSPDYAYGPAGFPAWGIQRNSVLDFEIEVLSVE; encoded by the exons ATGGGTGTGGAGAAGCAAGTCATCAGACCCGGCACTGGTGCCAAACCCGCTCCGGGCCAAACCGTGACCGTCCACTGTACCGGATTCG GGAAAGGTGGTGATCTATCCCAGCAGTTTTGGAG TACAAAGGACGCTGGGCAAAAACCTTTCTCCTTCCAGATCGGTCAAGGTGCTGTGATCAAAG GATGGGATGAAGGCGTTATGGGAATGCAAATTGGAGAGATTGCTCGCTTGCGG TGCTCACCGGATTACGCATATGGTCCTGCTGGATTTCCGGCGTGGGGAATCCAGCGAAACTCGGTTCTCGACTTTGAAATCGAAGTACTCAGCGTGGAGTAA